A window from Candidatus Omnitrophota bacterium encodes these proteins:
- the pheS gene encoding phenylalanine--tRNA ligase subunit alpha: MANGLLGRLQQIRSDLQARLVNVDSAEAAEAIRVEYLGKKGALQEVLRGMGALSAEERPVVGKEANMVKEWLSESLSRLTFQPQQHRKSDRWIDLTAPGTSVPMGHEHPIRKMMQEINGIFERMGFWAADGPEVETEYYNFEALNIPADHPSRDGFDTFYLSSGQRLLRSHTSSAQIRVMEKHEPPLRVLSPGRVYRPDAVDASHSFSFHQVEGFMVDRQVSFADLKGTLSAFAQELFGPKTRTRFRPHFFPFTEPSVEMDFYWKNGWLEILGAGMIHPNVLRAVQYDTDEWQGFAFGMGVERLAMIKYGIDDIRLFSENDLRFLEQF; the protein is encoded by the coding sequence ATGGCGAACGGGCTTCTCGGTAGACTCCAGCAAATTCGAAGCGATCTCCAGGCGCGCTTGGTGAATGTGGACAGCGCAGAGGCTGCCGAGGCAATTCGCGTTGAATATTTGGGCAAAAAGGGCGCTCTCCAGGAAGTGCTCCGGGGTATGGGAGCTTTGTCTGCAGAGGAACGTCCGGTCGTGGGCAAAGAGGCCAATATGGTCAAGGAATGGCTCTCAGAGTCCTTGAGCAGGCTTACATTCCAGCCGCAGCAGCACAGGAAGTCTGATCGCTGGATTGATCTCACAGCCCCTGGGACTTCTGTGCCCATGGGGCATGAGCACCCGATACGTAAGATGATGCAGGAGATCAACGGGATTTTTGAGCGAATGGGGTTTTGGGCGGCAGACGGCCCCGAAGTGGAGACTGAGTACTACAATTTCGAAGCGCTCAATATCCCTGCCGACCACCCTTCCAGAGACGGTTTCGATACTTTTTATCTTTCCAGCGGGCAGCGCCTTTTGCGCAGCCACACATCTTCCGCGCAGATCCGCGTGATGGAAAAGCATGAGCCGCCGCTGCGCGTGCTTTCCCCGGGGCGTGTTTACCGGCCGGATGCCGTGGACGCGAGCCACTCCTTTTCTTTTCATCAAGTCGAAGGTTTTATGGTGGATCGCCAAGTAAGTTTTGCTGATCTTAAGGGGACGCTTAGCGCTTTTGCACAAGAACTTTTCGGACCTAAAACACGGACACGCTTCCGGCCCCACTTTTTCCCCTTTACCGAACCGAGCGTGGAAATGGATTTTTATTGGAAAAACGGCTGGCTGGAGATTCTCGGAGCGGGCATGATTCACCCCAATGTGTTGCGGGCGGTTCAGTATGATACAGACGAGTGGCAAGGCTTTGCCTTTGGCATGGGAGTCGAGCGTTTGGCTATGATTAAATATGGCATTGACGATATCCGTCTGTTCAGTGAAAACGATCTGCGTTTTTTGGAGCAATTCTAA
- a CDS encoding TrkA family potassium uptake protein, which yields MRQFAVIGLGRFGASVAKTLAHHGAQVIGVDQDEEKIQQASEYLANAVCADATDMKALRAVGVDEVEVAVVSVGEDLESSIMTTIVLKELGIPEIIAKAVTGVHGRVLKKVGASRIVSPEKEMGIRVATSLISPEVVEYINLSKDHAIYELHPPPEFLGKSLKELDVRAKFGLNVIAIKKPGENDEDSELEVSPSAKAIVEKGSVLVVLGAQESIERLRQQYSTEKG from the coding sequence ATGAGACAATTCGCGGTGATCGGGTTGGGGCGCTTTGGAGCAAGTGTGGCCAAGACATTGGCTCATCACGGGGCCCAGGTGATCGGTGTGGATCAGGATGAGGAAAAGATCCAGCAGGCCTCGGAGTATTTAGCCAATGCAGTGTGTGCGGACGCCACGGACATGAAGGCTCTCCGTGCAGTGGGCGTGGATGAAGTCGAAGTTGCGGTTGTCAGTGTGGGAGAGGACCTGGAGTCCAGTATCATGACCACCATTGTGCTGAAGGAATTAGGCATTCCGGAGATCATTGCCAAGGCCGTAACGGGTGTGCACGGGCGTGTGCTCAAGAAGGTCGGAGCCAGCCGGATTGTCTCTCCCGAAAAGGAAATGGGGATTCGTGTCGCCACATCCTTGATCTCCCCGGAAGTTGTTGAGTACATCAACCTTTCCAAGGATCATGCTATCTACGAGCTGCATCCGCCGCCGGAATTCCTGGGAAAATCCTTAAAGGAGCTGGATGTGCGGGCCAAGTTTGGGCTCAATGTAATCGCTATCAAGAAGCCCGGAGAAAATGACGAAGACAGCGAACTCGAGGTTTCTCCGTCAGCCAAGGCGATTGTCGAAAAAGGAAGTGTGCTGGTGGTTCTCGGCGCCCAAGAGAGTATTGAAAGGCTCAGGCAACAGTACAGTACGGAGAAAGGTTAA